The Astatotilapia calliptera chromosome 2, fAstCal1.2, whole genome shotgun sequence genome includes a window with the following:
- the LOC113009607 gene encoding uncharacterized protein LOC113009607 gives MAAANPGGSPDLLLHHILLRLRSRLEHCLEHLPLDLDFLDFICTQELVFLQALSGQVQVCPVLLDALCSLHTLINREKDKMNLHSAVIQFEWGPTGRLRMALSPHHLNSLLELNLSIPAIAKILGMSRSTVFRRMNEFNLSVKALYSSLSDEELDQCITDIKSRQPHAGYRMVKALLQARGHRVQYQRVRSSMHRVDTAGVVSRMFSLGCIARRAYSVPGPQSLMHIDTNHKLIRYNIVIFGDYVSRCCFQQSGINNTGILPKINREVWFSSQVISDAFYYGS, from the exons ATGGCAGCGGCAAACCCTGGCGGCTCTCCG GATCTTCTCCTACATCATATTCTTCTGAGACTGCGTTCACGTTTAGAACATTGTCTTGAACACCTTCCCCTGGATCTGGACTTTTTAGATTTCATTTGCACCCAGGAACTAGTTTTTCTACAAGCTTTGTCTGGTCAAGTTCAGGTTTGCCCTGTCCTCTTAGATGCATTATGTAGTTTACATACTCTGATAAACAGAGAAAAGGATAAAATGAATCTACATAGTGCTGTCATTCAGTTTGAGTGGGGACCTACTGGGCGACTAAGAATGGCTCTTTCCCCCCATCATCTTAACAGTCTTCTGGAACTGAACTTGTCCATCCCAGCCATTGCTAAAATTTTGGGAATGTCAAGAAGCACAGTATTCCGACGCATGAATGAGTTCAATCTTTCAGTCAAAGCACTCTATAGCAGCCTGTCAGATGAAGAGTTGGACCAATGCATTACAGACATAAAATCCAGGCAGCCTCACGCTGGATACCGGATGGTGAAAGCACTTCTTCAGGCCAGAGGACACAGAGTCCAGTACCAAAGGGTTAGAAGTTCTATGCACCGTGTTGACACAGCTGGTGTTGTGTCAAGGATGTTTTCCTTGGGATGCATTGCTCGACGTGCTTATTCCGTCCCAGGACCACAGTCTCTAATGCATATTGACACAAATCACAAACTGATACG CTATAACATTGTGATCTTTGGAG ATTATGTATCTCGGTGCTGCTTCCAACAATCTGGCATCAACAACACTGGCATTCTTCCAAAAATCAATCGAGAAGTTTGGTTTTCCTCTCAGGTAATAAGTGATGCATTTTATTATGG ATCATAA